A genomic segment from Nocardiopsis sp. Huas11 encodes:
- a CDS encoding acyl-CoA carboxylase subunit epsilon has protein sequence MTAHERPPHLVVVRGEPTAEELAALTAVLSARAAAARAAAEAPVRSAPASGWRDRSRGLRTGLRPGPGAWRRSLR, from the coding sequence GTGACCGCGCACGAGAGACCGCCCCACCTGGTCGTGGTCCGGGGCGAACCGACCGCCGAGGAGCTCGCGGCGCTCACCGCCGTGCTCAGTGCCCGCGCGGCCGCCGCCCGGGCCGCCGCCGAGGCGCCCGTGCGGTCCGCGCCCGCCTCCGGTTGGCGCGACCGCTCGCGGGGACTGCGGACCGGGCTGCGCCCCGGTCCCGGCGCCTGGCGCCGGAGCCTGCGGTGA